A section of the Triticum dicoccoides isolate Atlit2015 ecotype Zavitan chromosome 7A, WEW_v2.0, whole genome shotgun sequence genome encodes:
- the LOC119329920 gene encoding non-specific lipid transfer protein GPI-anchored 1-like, translating to MARWCQLAAVLLAVSMAASTSVAQDALQTKCQGDLQKLSDCMDYATGHEDTPSAKCCEDTADTQKARPECLCSIIQQVHSGSHGVQQLGLRFDRLLAQPAACKLTYANVSLCINLLHLTPSSPDYALFANASKITPSTAAPARDTADGFKVSPGLGYGVVAAAVVSAVFSSIF from the exons ATGGCGCGGTGGTGTCAGCTGGCGGCGGTGCTGCTCGCCGTGTCGATGGCGGCGTCGACGTCGGTGGCGCAGGACGCGCTGCAGACCAAGTGCCAGGGGGACCTGCAGAAGCTGTCGGACTGCATGGACTACGCGACGGGGCACGAGGACACGCCGTCGGCCAAGTGCTGCGAGGACACGGCGGACACGCAGAAGGCGCGGCCCGAGTGCCTCTGCTCCATCATCCAGCAGGTGCACAGCGGCAGCCACGGCGTGCAGCAGCTCGGCCTCCGCTTCGACCGCCTCCTGGCCCAGCCCGCAGCCTGCAAGCTCACCTACGCCAACGTCTCCCTCTGCATCA ACCTGCTGCACCTGACCCCGAGCTCGCCAGACTACGCTCTCTTCGCAAATGCTTCCAAGA TTACTCCGTCCACTGCCGCACCGGCGAGAGACACCGCCGACGGCTTCAAGGTTTCGCCGGGACTCGGTTACGGCGTCGTGGCAGCGGCCGTCGTCTCTGCTGTCTTCTCATCCATCTTCTGA